A window of Metabacillus sp. B2-18 contains these coding sequences:
- a CDS encoding FixH family protein codes for MKLKIVISISILAISVLLAAGCQQSSEHQHTNHSEEVEVKAPKVEILANVHTNTNQEETISANVYYGEELVDDAEVTFEIKKGEEESEKMLAELTDTGTYSIDYIFADPGVYQVTAHTNVKGYHTMPTIDIQVGEGT; via the coding sequence ATGAAGCTTAAGATAGTGATAAGTATAAGTATCCTAGCGATAAGTGTACTTCTTGCAGCAGGCTGCCAGCAATCTTCTGAACATCAGCATACTAATCATTCAGAAGAAGTTGAAGTGAAGGCACCCAAAGTTGAAATACTAGCAAATGTTCATACAAATACAAATCAAGAAGAAACAATTAGTGCGAATGTATATTACGGTGAAGAACTTGTTGACGATGCTGAAGTAACATTTGAAATTAAAAAAGGTGAAGAAGAATCCGAGAAGATGTTGGCGGAACTAACAGATACCGGTACTTATTCAATTGATTATATTTTCGCTGACCCTGGAGTTTATCAAGTAACAGCACATACAAATGTAAAAGGATACCACACAATGCCAACGATCGATATTCAAGTTGGTGAAGGTACCTGA
- a CDS encoding YncE family protein — MKRLIFGTILLLLMVSCSTEPTLPKIPLSKSVIASLNIYDQSITFIDADTKEKMIWEVPHPFKSGILLSNDKLLLLNKESSKGYVYQLSTGKSKEWEIGEGIETGLLSSKKNLYLADQQTNKIKMFNLDGKRLKETTVEHTPFAIFENQHHLYVSYLDQPSIAILSKNQLEMEGTIPTHDGAAGGFITEKQELWLGGHGSGVHIQEDIYIYDLTTQQLKATVHAPLMPIDFITKDGKVYVLSHGSNILREIDSNSHQILRSIEVGANPFSMTLYNNNLYISNYDANEVEIIDLNRFKKIDTIPVGDGPLQLIAREGTANAK; from the coding sequence ATGAAACGATTAATCTTTGGGACCATTCTTCTACTCCTAATGGTCTCCTGTTCTACAGAACCTACATTACCCAAAATCCCATTATCTAAATCTGTCATTGCAAGTTTGAATATATACGACCAGTCTATTACTTTTATAGATGCTGATACAAAAGAAAAAATGATCTGGGAAGTACCGCATCCATTTAAAAGTGGAATCCTGTTATCGAATGACAAACTTCTATTATTAAATAAAGAATCATCAAAGGGTTATGTATACCAACTTTCAACAGGCAAGAGCAAAGAGTGGGAAATTGGTGAGGGAATAGAAACCGGTCTTCTATCTTCTAAAAAAAACTTATATCTGGCTGATCAACAAACCAATAAAATAAAAATGTTTAATTTAGATGGTAAACGTTTGAAAGAAACAACGGTGGAGCACACACCATTTGCAATATTTGAAAATCAGCATCATTTGTACGTTAGTTATCTTGATCAACCAAGTATTGCGATTCTTTCTAAGAATCAGTTAGAAATGGAAGGAACGATTCCTACTCATGATGGAGCAGCTGGTGGATTTATAACGGAGAAACAAGAACTTTGGCTCGGCGGCCATGGCTCAGGAGTTCACATCCAAGAAGATATATATATTTATGACCTTACAACCCAACAATTAAAAGCAACCGTTCATGCACCTTTGATGCCAATTGATTTTATAACAAAAGATGGCAAGGTTTATGTTTTAAGTCATGGCTCTAATATATTAAGGGAAATTGATAGTAACTCCCATCAAATTCTCCGTTCTATCGAGGTAGGTGCAAACCCCTTTTCAATGACGTTATATAATAATAATTTATATATTAGCAACTATGACGCAAATGAAGTGGAAATCATAGATCTTAATCGTTTCAAGAAAATAGATACCATACCAGTTGGTGATGGTCCTTTACAGTTAATCGCAAGAGAGGGAACAGCTAATGCTAAATAA
- a CDS encoding response regulator transcription factor: protein MLNKKILVVDDEPEMRELVNLYLRKEGYDVLQAEDGDEALKFLPQFSPHLILLDVMMPKIDGFTLAKQIQEEYSIPIIFLTARGDEWDRIHGLKLGADDYIVKPFSTGELLARVEAVLRRTSNHANQLQDNRQNFGSISFELKSRKAFCYEKPLSLTLKEYELLLFLATHKSQVFSREHLLEKIWGIDYTGSERTVDTHIKTLRLKLDAAANSIQTVWGVGYKFEAEM, encoded by the coding sequence ATGCTAAATAAAAAGATTTTAGTCGTTGATGATGAACCTGAAATGAGAGAATTAGTAAATCTTTATTTACGAAAAGAAGGATATGATGTTTTACAAGCTGAGGATGGTGATGAAGCATTAAAGTTCCTTCCTCAATTTTCACCACATTTGATTCTCTTAGATGTGATGATGCCAAAAATAGATGGATTTACACTTGCAAAGCAAATTCAAGAAGAATATAGCATTCCGATTATATTCTTAACAGCGCGTGGTGACGAATGGGATCGTATACATGGTCTTAAATTAGGGGCAGATGATTATATTGTTAAGCCTTTCAGTACAGGTGAACTGCTAGCAAGGGTGGAAGCCGTACTAAGGAGAACAAGCAATCATGCAAACCAACTCCAAGATAATCGACAAAACTTTGGTTCAATCTCCTTTGAATTAAAATCAAGAAAAGCATTTTGTTATGAAAAACCCTTATCCTTAACACTCAAAGAGTACGAATTACTTTTATTTCTTGCAACTCATAAATCACAAGTTTTCTCCAGAGAGCATTTACTTGAGAAGATTTGGGGAATTGATTATACAGGAAGTGAAAGAACGGTTGATACCCATATCAAAACATTAAGACTAAAGTTAGATGCAGCAGCAAACAGTATACAAACAGTTTGGGGGGTTGGCTATAAATTTGAAGCCGAAATGTAA
- a CDS encoding sensor histidine kinase, whose product MKPKCNWSSSSLKTKIRLLFAVILCVSILFSFLFIHYLYRNLYVNEVEQSLLDEGLKLKSSYTSGEISDEFKSHLNWYNTISESEILLVNNPRELSACLPFEINHEGLISEEERRNLLRGEHLIKIGYEERFDRQIMGVVVPLLDENKLVGIIYLYLPLAPIEEVFNRTTPLLIAVGIIFFLVIFKIVNSMSNTFLQPIHEMRKYAKELAKGNFKNRIPVRTSDEIGGLAKTFNQMSEALDQSDQKKKDFLANVAHELRTPLSYVKGYSGVLQEKLYETEDEAEKYLSLIQRESERMQRLVNDLLDLAQLEGENYPLIKEPIAFSQLVNDTVDRFDHRLQEKHLMLQQHLDDEIIIIGSPDRLQQIIYNLLENAIRYSDKPGTISLSSTQDQESIFFSISDNGMGMSEEEIMHIGERFYRTDKARNRKEGGTGLGLAIVKQLVLLHGGRMEFHSKLGKGTTVTLVFPNELNKKGLM is encoded by the coding sequence TTGAAGCCGAAATGTAACTGGTCATCTAGTTCGTTAAAAACAAAAATCCGCCTATTGTTTGCTGTTATCCTTTGTGTTTCAATCTTGTTTTCATTTTTATTTATTCATTATTTGTATCGAAATCTTTATGTAAATGAAGTGGAGCAATCTCTTCTAGATGAAGGATTAAAGCTAAAAAGTAGTTACACATCAGGCGAAATTTCAGATGAGTTTAAGTCCCATCTTAATTGGTATAACACAATTAGTGAATCAGAGATTTTATTGGTTAATAACCCAAGAGAATTGAGTGCATGTTTACCATTTGAAATTAATCATGAGGGGTTAATTAGCGAAGAAGAGCGAAGGAACTTATTACGTGGAGAGCATTTAATCAAGATAGGCTATGAAGAAAGATTTGACCGACAAATCATGGGTGTTGTCGTACCCTTACTTGATGAAAATAAATTAGTCGGTATCATTTATCTTTATTTACCGCTTGCTCCTATAGAAGAAGTTTTTAATAGAACAACACCTTTGTTAATTGCAGTTGGCATCATTTTCTTTTTAGTTATCTTTAAAATCGTGAATTCAATGAGCAATACGTTTTTGCAACCTATCCATGAGATGAGAAAATATGCAAAAGAACTTGCTAAAGGAAACTTCAAAAATCGAATTCCTGTAAGAACATCAGATGAAATTGGTGGATTAGCCAAAACCTTTAATCAGATGTCAGAGGCATTGGATCAGTCAGATCAAAAGAAAAAAGACTTCTTAGCCAACGTCGCCCATGAACTAAGAACTCCGTTAAGTTATGTAAAGGGTTATAGTGGGGTTCTTCAAGAAAAACTTTATGAAACTGAGGATGAAGCTGAAAAATACCTTTCCCTTATTCAGCGTGAATCTGAGAGAATGCAAAGACTTGTTAATGATTTATTAGATTTAGCTCAGCTTGAAGGAGAAAATTACCCTTTAATAAAGGAACCTATTGCATTCTCACAATTAGTTAATGACACTGTGGATCGATTTGATCATCGTCTTCAAGAAAAACACTTAATGCTTCAGCAACACTTAGACGATGAAATCATTATTATTGGTAGTCCTGACCGACTGCAACAAATTATATATAACCTTCTTGAAAACGCAATAAGATACTCAGATAAACCTGGAACGATCTCACTCTCTTCCACACAAGATCAAGAAAGCATCTTCTTTTCTATTTCTGATAATGGAATGGGGATGTCAGAAGAAGAGATTATGCATATTGGTGAACGTTTTTATCGTACAGATAAAGCAAGAAACCGTAAAGAAGGCGGTACTGGGTTAGGACTAGCAATTGTAAAACAATTAGTTCTTTTGCACGGGGGCAGAATGGAATTCCATAGTAAGCTCGGCAAAGGTACTACAGTTACGCTTGTATTTCCAAATGAACTTAACAAAAAAGGTCTGATGTGA
- the metK gene encoding methionine adenosyltransferase: protein MSKKRLFTSESVTEGHPDKICDQISDSILDAIIAKDPNARVACETSVTTGLVLVAGEITTSTYVDIPKIVRETIKDIGYTRAKYGFDAETCAVLTSIDEQSADIAMGVDQALEAREGQMSDEEIEAIGAGDQGLMFGFACNETKELMPLPISLAHKLSRRLTEVRKDEILPYLRPDGKTQVTVEYDENNKPVRIDTIVISTQHHPEVTLEQIQRNLKEYVINPVVPAELIDEETKYFINPTGRFVIGGPQGDAGLTGRKIIVDTYGGYARHGGGAFSGKDATKVDRSAAYAARYVAKNIVAAGLADKCEVQLAYAIGVAQPVSISIDTFGTGKVSEEVLVEVVRSNFDLRPAGIIKMLDLRRPIYKQTAAYGHFGRNDLDLPWERTDKADALNKAALQ, encoded by the coding sequence ATGTCTAAAAAACGTCTTTTTACTTCAGAATCTGTAACAGAAGGCCATCCAGATAAGATCTGTGACCAAATTTCAGATTCAATTCTTGATGCAATTATTGCAAAAGATCCAAATGCACGTGTAGCGTGTGAAACTTCTGTTACTACTGGTTTAGTGTTAGTTGCAGGAGAAATTACAACAAGTACGTATGTAGATATCCCAAAAATTGTCCGTGAAACAATTAAAGACATTGGTTACACTCGTGCTAAGTATGGTTTTGATGCGGAAACATGTGCTGTATTAACATCAATCGATGAGCAATCAGCAGATATCGCTATGGGTGTTGACCAAGCTCTAGAAGCTCGTGAAGGTCAAATGTCTGATGAAGAAATTGAAGCAATTGGTGCAGGTGACCAAGGTTTAATGTTTGGATTTGCATGTAATGAAACAAAAGAATTAATGCCACTTCCAATTTCTTTAGCACATAAATTATCACGTCGCTTAACTGAAGTTCGTAAAGATGAAATTCTTCCATACTTACGTCCTGATGGAAAAACACAGGTAACGGTTGAATATGATGAAAATAATAAACCAGTTCGTATTGATACAATCGTTATTTCAACTCAACATCATCCTGAAGTTACACTTGAGCAAATTCAACGTAACCTAAAAGAGTATGTTATTAACCCTGTTGTTCCAGCAGAATTAATTGATGAAGAAACAAAATACTTTATTAACCCAACAGGTCGCTTTGTTATTGGTGGACCACAAGGAGATGCTGGCTTAACTGGACGTAAAATCATCGTTGATACTTACGGTGGATATGCTCGTCACGGCGGTGGAGCATTCTCTGGTAAAGATGCAACAAAGGTTGACCGTTCTGCAGCATATGCAGCTCGTTATGTAGCGAAAAACATCGTTGCAGCTGGTTTAGCTGATAAATGTGAAGTTCAATTAGCGTATGCAATTGGTGTAGCACAGCCAGTATCTATTTCAATTGATACATTCGGAACAGGAAAAGTTTCTGAAGAAGTATTAGTAGAAGTTGTTCGCAGTAATTTCGATTTACGTCCTGCTGGAATCATTAAAATGCTTGACTTAAGACGTCCTATTTACAAACAAACTGCAGCTTACGGACATTTTGGCCGTAATGATCTTGATCTTCCTTGGGAAAGAACAGATAAAGCAGATGCTTTAAATAAAGCTGCATTACAATAA
- the pckA gene encoding phosphoenolpyruvate carboxykinase (ATP), which translates to MNITDITNELNQLVNGENAKHNLSVAQLVEKVLERKEGLLTSTGAIRATTGAYTGRSPEDKFIVDESSVKSKINWGPVNQPISEEAFDRLYSKMISHLKKRDEIFIFDGFAGADPRFQLPLKIINEFAWHNLFASQLFIKDQEQENESKELPFTILSAPHFKADPEVDGTKSETFIIISFEKRTILIGGTEYAGEMKKSVFSVMNLLLPENNILPMHCSANVGFEGDVALFFGLSGTGKTTLSADPNRRLIGDDEHGWSTSGVFNIEGGCYAKCINLTKEKEPQIFNAIRYGSVLENVVVDDDTREADYSSSFFTENTRAAYSLTAIDKAIIPSIAGHPQTIVFLTADAFGVLPPISKLTKEQAMYHFLSGYTSKLAGTERGVTAPETTFSTCFGSPFLPLKATRYANMLGQKIDEHEVQVFLVNTGWTGGAYGVGKRMNLKYTRAMVQAAVEGDLDHIETVKDEVFGLNIPIHVPGVPDDVLQPHKTWSSQDEYLVKAIELATEFKDNFKKFNSLSNDIEKLGGPIRYN; encoded by the coding sequence ATGAATATTACAGATATCACAAATGAGCTTAATCAGCTTGTTAATGGGGAGAATGCTAAACATAATTTATCAGTTGCACAGCTTGTTGAAAAAGTACTTGAACGTAAAGAAGGGTTATTAACATCAACAGGTGCAATTCGAGCAACAACCGGAGCTTATACCGGGAGATCACCAGAGGATAAGTTTATTGTAGACGAAAGTTCAGTAAAAAGTAAAATAAATTGGGGTCCAGTAAATCAGCCTATTTCAGAGGAAGCATTTGATCGCTTATACAGTAAAATGATCTCACACCTTAAGAAACGAGATGAAATCTTTATATTTGATGGATTTGCAGGTGCTGATCCTCGCTTTCAGTTACCTCTAAAAATTATAAATGAGTTTGCCTGGCACAATCTTTTTGCAAGCCAACTGTTTATTAAAGATCAAGAACAAGAAAACGAGTCAAAGGAACTACCTTTTACCATTTTATCAGCCCCGCATTTTAAAGCTGATCCAGAAGTTGATGGTACAAAATCAGAAACATTCATTATCATTTCCTTTGAGAAAAGAACGATTTTAATCGGTGGCACTGAATATGCTGGCGAAATGAAGAAGTCTGTATTCTCAGTTATGAATTTATTATTACCTGAAAATAATATTCTCCCTATGCATTGCTCAGCAAATGTTGGCTTTGAAGGTGATGTTGCCCTGTTTTTCGGACTTTCCGGCACAGGGAAAACAACGTTATCTGCTGACCCTAACCGTCGTTTAATTGGTGATGATGAACATGGATGGTCTACTTCTGGCGTATTTAATATTGAGGGTGGTTGCTATGCAAAGTGTATCAACTTAACGAAAGAAAAAGAACCACAAATTTTTAATGCTATCCGATATGGATCTGTTCTTGAAAATGTCGTTGTTGATGATGACACTAGAGAAGCAGATTACAGCAGTTCCTTTTTCACAGAAAATACTCGGGCTGCCTACTCACTAACTGCTATTGACAAAGCCATTATTCCAAGTATTGCTGGTCATCCACAAACGATTGTCTTTTTAACTGCAGATGCTTTTGGTGTATTACCGCCAATTAGTAAGTTAACAAAAGAACAGGCAATGTATCACTTCCTAAGTGGATACACAAGCAAATTAGCAGGAACAGAGCGTGGCGTAACAGCTCCTGAAACTACGTTCTCTACTTGCTTTGGCTCTCCATTCCTGCCACTTAAAGCAACACGTTACGCTAACATGCTTGGACAAAAAATTGATGAACATGAAGTTCAAGTATTCTTAGTAAACACTGGTTGGACCGGAGGAGCATACGGTGTTGGTAAACGGATGAATCTCAAGTATACAAGAGCTATGGTTCAGGCTGCAGTTGAAGGTGACCTTGATCACATTGAAACCGTAAAGGATGAAGTTTTTGGTTTAAATATTCCAATTCATGTACCGGGG